A region of Carettochelys insculpta isolate YL-2023 unplaced genomic scaffold, ASM3395843v1 scaffold_0040, whole genome shotgun sequence DNA encodes the following proteins:
- the TMEM107 gene encoding transmembrane protein 107 isoform X2, giving the protein MALVSGLVPARFLTLMAHLVIVITIFWSRENNVQASLPLQYSQQQYERQDVELVVALSVTLGLFAVELAGFLGGVSMFNNMQSLLSLAAHCSASICLSFFVMERWESATYWYFLAFCSALPAAFEILLFVSVFGFKRKPL; this is encoded by the exons ATGGCGCTGGTCAGTGGGCTGGTGCCTGCCCGTTTCCTTACCCTCATGGCCCATCTCGTCATCGTCATCACCATCTTCTGGTCCCGG GAGAACAACGTCcaggcctccctgcccctgcagtaCAGCCAGCAGCAGTACGAGCGCCAGGATGTGGA gctggtGGTGGCCCTGTCGGTGACGCTGGGCTTGTTTGCCGTGGAGCTGGCCGGCTTCCTCGGGGGGGTGTCCATGTTTAACAACATGCAGAGCCTGCTCT cactaGCCGCCCACTGCAGTGCCTCCATCTGCCTCTCCTTCTTCGTGATGGAGCGCTGGGAGAGCGCCACCTACTGGTACTTCCTGGCCTTCTGCAG CGCCCTGCCCGCTGCCTTCGAGATCCTGCTCTTCGTGTCCGTCTTCGGTTTCAAGAGGAAGCCCCTGTGA
- the TMEM107 gene encoding transmembrane protein 107 isoform X1: MALVSGLVPARFLTLMAHLVIVITIFWSRENNVQASLPLQYSQQQYERQDVELVVALSVTLGLFAVELAGFLGGVSMFNNMQSLLSTGAHGSAALALLFFLFQRWESSYYWWIFAFCSALPAAFEILLFVSVFGFKRKPL, encoded by the exons ATGGCGCTGGTCAGTGGGCTGGTGCCTGCCCGTTTCCTTACCCTCATGGCCCATCTCGTCATCGTCATCACCATCTTCTGGTCCCGG GAGAACAACGTCcaggcctccctgcccctgcagtaCAGCCAGCAGCAGTACGAGCGCCAGGATGTGGA gctggtGGTGGCCCTGTCGGTGACGCTGGGCTTGTTTGCCGTGGAGCTGGCCGGCTTCCTCGGGGGGGTGTCCATGTTTAACAACATGCAGAGCCTGCTCT ccaccgGGGCGCACGGCTCCGCCGCCCTGgccctcctcttcttcctcttccagcGGTGGGAGAGCAGCTACTACTGGTGGATCTTCGCCTTTTGCAG CGCCCTGCCCGCTGCCTTCGAGATCCTGCTCTTCGTGTCCGTCTTCGGTTTCAAGAGGAAGCCCCTGTGA